A stretch of the Conger conger chromosome 3, fConCon1.1, whole genome shotgun sequence genome encodes the following:
- the LOC133124346 gene encoding chordin-like protein 1 — translation MTTHWTLEDLCLSLLCVALLGTIEGVRSASQKQSDSFCVFQEKKYKAGERWHPFLEPYGHVYCINCLCSETGSVLCNRIKCPPLPCSSPVPVPQQCCHRCPEVSPSPLLARVGGRPCNYSGAQYQHGEVFVAEGLFPNRQVNQCSQCSCSEGNVYCRLRTCPKLTCPFPVAVPESCCRVCKGDGDTPWDPMEGESFRQPANREARHSYQRAQYELLSARSLSSLPRAPSFRSHRGLLSDQQQTAGTTVQILINNHNQHGRVCVSNGKTYSHGESWHPVLRSFGVMECVLCTCNLTRQECRKIHCPDAYPCKHPQKTDGKCCKVCQVEELALSKEGSKEYFCGEVTLPVYQALPSGDGSSIRTIALETEQPPEVELHIWAVDKGVLRSFRIEKISTKDFLKRSDFKPLTRTTQSRWKIFREGETQISQMCASRPCRTELEDLVRVLFLDKPEKSHC, via the exons ATGACGACGCACTGGACGCTGGAAGacctgtgcctctctctgctgtgtgtggccCTGCTGGGCACCATCGAAGGAGTGCGCTCGGCCTCCCAGAAAC AGTCCGACTCCTTCTGCGTCTTTCAGGAGAAGAAGTATAAAGCAGGCGAGAGATGGCATCCCTTCCTGGAGCCCTACGGACACGTTTACTGCATCAACTGCCTTTGCTCTGAG actggcagtgtgctgtGTAACCGGATAAAATGCCCCCCTCTACCATGCTCCAGTCCCGTGCCAGTTCCACAGCAGTGCTGCCACCGTTGCCCAG AGgtgtccccctctcctctgctgGCGAGGGTAGGGGGAAGGCCCTGTAACTACAGCGGGGCACAGTACCAGCACGGGGAGGTGTTCGTGGCAGAGGGGCTCTTCCCCAACCGCCAAGTCAACCAGTGCTCCCAGTGCAGCTGCTCT GAGGGGAACGTGTACTGCAGGCTGCGGACCTGTCCCAAGCTCACCTGTCCGTTTCCCGTCGCTGTGCCGGAATCCTGCTGTCGGGTTTGTAAAG GTGATGGGGACACACCGTGGGACCCGATGGAAGGAGAGAGCTTTCGGCAGCCTGCTAACAGAGAGGCA AGACACTCGTACCAGCGCGCTCAGTATGAGCTGCTGTCcgcccgctctctctccagccTGCCGCGTGCCCCCAGCTTCCGCTCACACCGCGGTCTCCTTAGCGACCAGCAGCAGACCGCGGGCACCACCGTCCAGATCCTCATCAACAACCACAACCAGCACGGCCGGG TGTGCGTGTCCAACGGGAAGACCTACTCCCACGGCGAGTCCTGGCACCCAGTGCTGCGCTCCTTCGGTGTCATGGAGTGCGTCCTGTGCACCTGCAACCTCACCCGCCAGGAGTGCAGGAAGATCCACTGCCCCGACGCCTACCCCTGCAAGCACCCTCAGAAGACTGACGGCAAGTGCTGCAAGGTTTGTCAAG TGGAGGAGCTGGCATTGAGTAAGGAGGGCAGTAAGGAGTACTTCTGTGGGGAGGTGACGCTGCCCGTGTACCAGGCCCTGCCTTCTGGAGATGGGTCCAGCATCAGAACCATCGCCCTGGAGACGGAGCAGCCCCCCGAGGTCGAGCTGCACATCTGGGCTGTAGACAAAG GTGTGCTGCGAAGCTTCCGTATTGAGAAGATCTCCACCAAGGACTTCCTGAAACGCAGTGACTTCAAGCCACTGACCCGAACTACACAGA GCCGGTGGAAGATATTCCGTGAGGGCGAGACCCAGATCAGTCAGATGTGTGCGAGCAGGCCATGTCGGACCGAGCTGGAGGACCTGGTGCGGGTTCTGTTTCTGGATAAACCGGAGAAGAGCCACTGCTGA